In Leptospirillum ferriphilum, a single window of DNA contains:
- the cbiE gene encoding precorrin-6y C5,15-methyltransferase (decarboxylating) subunit CbiE: protein MPKTENPLIHVIGMEPEGLDTQDPRYRHFFSTCTLLAGGARHLESLSGPLERKTEKIVIRSNIDALCKRLKAFSETPSLEADCAIVLASGDPLFYGIGSRLLRTIPSGSLRFYPASTLVQRAFSLLKEPWEEVRVASFHGRDPDQLVPYFEHEKKLALYTPGSDGPVQILEMCRKIPCQPLSFRVVENIGLPGEKIHTFLPPTLDDIYRTVFSPLNIIVLELE, encoded by the coding sequence ATGCCGAAAACTGAAAACCCTCTTATACATGTGATAGGAATGGAACCGGAAGGTCTTGATACACAAGACCCGCGTTACCGTCATTTTTTTTCAACATGCACTCTCCTGGCGGGAGGAGCGAGACACCTTGAAAGCCTCTCCGGACCACTGGAGAGAAAAACAGAAAAAATTGTCATCCGCAGTAACATTGATGCATTATGCAAAAGACTGAAAGCATTTTCGGAGACTCCGTCTTTGGAGGCAGATTGCGCCATTGTCCTCGCCTCCGGAGACCCTCTTTTCTATGGAATAGGAAGTCGATTGCTCCGGACGATTCCCTCTGGAAGTCTTCGTTTTTATCCGGCATCCACCTTGGTACAACGCGCTTTTTCCCTCCTCAAAGAACCCTGGGAAGAAGTCCGGGTTGCTTCCTTTCATGGACGGGACCCGGATCAGCTCGTCCCGTACTTCGAGCATGAAAAAAAACTGGCCCTCTATACTCCCGGCTCTGACGGTCCCGTTCAGATTCTGGAAATGTGCCGGAAAATTCCATGTCAGCCCTTATCCTTCCGGGTTGTCGAAAATATTGGTCTTCCCGGCGAAAAGATCCACACCTTTTTACCACCCACTCTGGATGATATCTATCGAACGGTCTTTTCACCCCTGAACATCATTGTTCTGGAATTAGAATGA
- the cbiT gene encoding precorrin-6Y C5,15-methyltransferase (decarboxylating) subunit CbiT — protein sequence MEIPMFGIPDEQFVFTVPRQGLITKSEIRVLSLSRLHLKPGQTLWDIGAGSGSVGIEAARLVPDLKVIAIEKDKEDFDCLKKNVETFGVSARFTAIHGKAPEALPEKANAHRVFIGGSGGKMSTLLDRSRQALPSDGRIVLNLATFENISEVLAWAKESGYEPDIVQVQIGRGKPLIGLHRIEALNPVWIVTIDLACRIQKREKP from the coding sequence ATGGAAATTCCCATGTTCGGGATTCCGGACGAACAATTTGTCTTTACAGTCCCCCGGCAGGGACTGATTACAAAAAGCGAAATTCGGGTCTTGTCTCTTTCCAGACTTCACCTGAAGCCTGGACAAACTTTATGGGATATCGGTGCAGGATCCGGATCCGTGGGTATCGAAGCCGCCCGTCTTGTTCCAGATCTGAAGGTGATCGCCATTGAAAAAGACAAGGAAGACTTCGATTGCCTGAAAAAGAATGTTGAAACTTTTGGCGTATCGGCCCGGTTTACAGCCATACACGGTAAAGCTCCGGAAGCTTTGCCGGAAAAAGCAAACGCTCACAGGGTGTTTATTGGAGGGTCCGGGGGAAAAATGTCCACTCTTCTTGACCGTTCCCGACAGGCGCTCCCTTCCGATGGCCGGATCGTGTTGAATCTTGCAACTTTTGAAAATATATCGGAGGTTCTGGCGTGGGCAAAAGAGTCCGGGTATGAACCCGATATCGTCCAGGTCCAGATTGGCAGAGGAAAACCCCTGATCGGACTTCATCGGATCGAGGCGCTGAATCCGGTCTGGATTGTCACCATTGATCTGGCTTGTCGCATCCAGAAAAGAGAAAAGCCATGA
- a CDS encoding cobalt-precorrin 5A hydrolase: protein MTKHPSPEHEKRAIVTITRPGFDLARKLKDGLGATLYVSEKYLDTNKKESAIEAFDGVVKNLLPRLFQEYDGIVLIMALGIVVRTIAPLIQDKKFDPGIVVVDVTGKFSISLLSGHLGGANQLARDVSDIIGATPVITTGTDVTGTIAPDMIAKELKADLEPFELLKKVSSAIVDGDKVLVINPEKIPVPSLEGPMKPHILLFDAWPEILPPSRAAVIISSRKVRQEVSLPVHVFIRPRVLTVGLGCNRGTSFAEILTLLTETFSANNLSLSSIRAFGTIDLKSDEEGLLELSRVLDRPLLTFTREELSSVSTPNPSAMVESHVGTPGVAEPAAVLALSQNPPFSGGQAHLIVHKTKSVNATIAIAEWQRNPDNDSNQ from the coding sequence ATGACCAAGCATCCTTCACCTGAGCATGAAAAAAGAGCGATCGTCACCATTACCCGACCCGGATTCGATCTGGCCAGGAAGCTCAAGGACGGGCTTGGAGCAACATTGTATGTTTCGGAAAAATACCTTGATACAAACAAGAAGGAATCAGCCATCGAAGCGTTCGATGGTGTCGTCAAAAATCTTCTTCCCCGATTGTTCCAGGAATATGACGGTATTGTTCTCATTATGGCGCTTGGCATCGTCGTCCGGACCATTGCCCCCTTGATCCAGGATAAAAAATTTGACCCCGGAATCGTGGTTGTCGATGTCACCGGAAAGTTTTCCATCAGCCTGCTCTCCGGTCATCTGGGCGGGGCCAACCAACTGGCACGTGACGTTTCGGACATCATCGGAGCAACACCTGTCATCACAACAGGGACGGATGTCACCGGAACCATTGCACCGGACATGATCGCCAAGGAACTAAAAGCCGATCTCGAACCTTTTGAACTCTTAAAGAAAGTCAGTTCGGCCATTGTGGACGGAGACAAAGTCCTGGTCATCAATCCGGAAAAGATTCCGGTCCCGTCCCTCGAAGGACCCATGAAGCCGCATATTCTTCTTTTTGATGCGTGGCCTGAGATTTTGCCACCTTCCCGAGCCGCTGTCATCATCAGTTCACGAAAGGTCAGACAGGAGGTCTCCCTCCCTGTCCATGTCTTTATCCGGCCAAGGGTATTGACCGTGGGCCTGGGATGCAACCGGGGAACGTCTTTTGCCGAGATCCTCACTCTCCTCACCGAGACGTTTTCTGCCAACAATCTCTCCCTTTCATCCATTCGGGCGTTTGGAACCATTGATCTCAAATCGGATGAAGAGGGTCTCCTCGAACTGAGTCGCGTCCTGGACAGACCTCTTCTCACATTTACCCGGGAAGAGCTCTCTTCAGTCTCCACACCGAACCCTTCCGCAATGGTTGAATCCCATGTCGGAACACCGGGAGTCGCAGAGCCGGCAGCTGTTCTTGCGCTCTCCCAAAATCCTCCGTTTTCCGGGGGACAGGCACATTTGATCGTCCACAAGACAAAATCCGTGAATGCAACCATTGCCATCGCTGAATGGCAGAGAAATCCGGACAATGACTCCAATCAATAA
- the cobJ gene encoding precorrin-3B C(17)-methyltransferase: MTMSETESTPRKGKLLLVGFGPGAEEHLTFRARKAIEEAECIIGYRTYIELVRPLIQGKEIIQTGMTEEIERASHAVDLAYQGKSVALVSSGDVGIYGMAGLAFEVLSDRGWTGSEILVEVIPGVTALSACASVLGAPLMHDFASISLSDLLTPWDVILRRLRAAAEADFVVALYNPKSSKRVRQIEEAREILLAHRSEETPVGIVKSAMREGESIVLSNLRDMLNHPIGMLTTILVGNSQTRIFSGRMVTPRGYHRKYDIHTGEKLQKRVLP, from the coding sequence ATGACGATGTCAGAGACAGAATCGACGCCCCGAAAAGGCAAACTGCTTCTTGTCGGATTCGGACCTGGAGCAGAAGAACACCTGACGTTCCGGGCCCGGAAGGCCATTGAAGAAGCGGAATGTATCATAGGCTATCGCACATATATTGAACTCGTTCGCCCCCTGATCCAGGGCAAGGAGATCATCCAGACCGGAATGACCGAAGAAATCGAACGGGCATCCCATGCGGTTGATCTGGCCTACCAGGGTAAATCCGTTGCCCTCGTTTCCAGCGGTGATGTCGGTATCTATGGTATGGCCGGCCTTGCGTTCGAAGTCCTCTCGGACAGAGGGTGGACGGGATCGGAAATTCTCGTGGAAGTCATTCCGGGAGTGACCGCCTTGTCGGCCTGCGCATCCGTGCTGGGAGCCCCCCTGATGCATGACTTCGCCTCCATCAGCCTGTCGGATCTTCTCACGCCGTGGGACGTCATTCTCCGGAGACTTCGGGCAGCAGCCGAAGCGGACTTTGTCGTCGCCCTGTATAACCCGAAATCATCCAAACGCGTTCGCCAGATTGAAGAGGCAAGGGAGATACTCCTTGCGCACCGTTCTGAAGAAACCCCTGTCGGAATCGTGAAAAGCGCCATGAGAGAAGGAGAATCCATCGTCCTGTCCAACCTCCGGGACATGCTGAATCATCCCATAGGCATGCTCACAACAATCCTGGTGGGAAACTCCCAGACGCGGATTTTTTCAGGTAGAATGGTCACTCCGCGTGGATACCACCGGAAGTATGATATTCATACCGGAGAGAAACTTCAGAAAAGAGTTCTGCCGTGA
- the cobO gene encoding cob(I)yrinic acid a,c-diamide adenosyltransferase, whose amino-acid sequence MTNEGKSKKGLVIVHTGDGKGKTTAALGMAFRAAGYGMPVLMVQFIKGSWHYGELDAAKKFEGILTIRPMGEGFTWDTKDPARDREVAQKAFFHGVSEALSGKYHMVILDEINVAMRYHYVDMEQVHELLDKKPEELHLVFTGRDAHPELIERADLVTEMKAIKHPFDKGILAQKGVEF is encoded by the coding sequence GTGACGAATGAAGGAAAATCAAAAAAAGGGCTCGTGATCGTTCACACCGGCGACGGAAAGGGAAAAACAACTGCGGCACTTGGAATGGCTTTTCGGGCAGCCGGTTATGGCATGCCCGTCCTGATGGTCCAGTTCATCAAAGGATCCTGGCATTATGGAGAACTCGATGCCGCCAAAAAATTCGAGGGGATTCTGACAATCCGCCCGATGGGAGAAGGTTTTACCTGGGATACAAAAGATCCTGCCAGAGACAGGGAAGTGGCACAAAAGGCTTTTTTCCATGGAGTTTCAGAAGCTTTGTCAGGGAAATACCACATGGTCATTCTGGATGAAATCAATGTGGCCATGCGTTACCATTATGTAGATATGGAGCAGGTGCACGAACTGCTGGACAAGAAACCCGAAGAGCTGCACCTGGTCTTCACCGGTCGGGACGCGCATCCGGAACTGATTGAACGGGCCGATCTGGTGACCGAAATGAAAGCGATCAAACACCCTTTTGACAAAGGAATATTGGCCCAGAAAGGAGTGGAGTTCTGA
- the def gene encoding peptide deformylase, which translates to MALLKIAKMGNPILRKIAEPISPKEIETDEFQTFVDDMIETMRDSDGLGLAAPQVHVSKQVVVIESMENDRYPDAPPIPLLVLINPVFKYMSKETRTGWEGCLSVDNLRGKVTRSRAVKMEALDRHGNTITLEWEDFPAVVLQHETDHLRGHLFLDRMKDMSTLTQLEEFQKFWVRGEKDVREV; encoded by the coding sequence ATGGCCCTCTTAAAAATTGCAAAAATGGGGAATCCGATCTTGAGAAAAATCGCAGAGCCAATTTCCCCCAAAGAGATCGAAACGGACGAATTCCAGACTTTTGTGGACGACATGATTGAAACCATGAGGGACAGTGACGGACTTGGCCTGGCCGCCCCGCAGGTGCACGTTTCAAAGCAGGTCGTTGTCATTGAGTCCATGGAAAACGACCGGTATCCGGACGCTCCCCCCATCCCTCTTCTTGTTTTGATCAATCCTGTTTTCAAATACATGTCCAAAGAGACCCGGACCGGATGGGAAGGATGTCTTTCCGTCGACAACCTGCGGGGTAAAGTCACCCGGTCGAGGGCGGTCAAGATGGAAGCGCTTGACCGGCATGGCAACACGATAACCCTCGAATGGGAAGACTTTCCGGCTGTCGTCCTGCAGCATGAAACGGATCACCTCCGGGGACATCTCTTCCTCGACCGGATGAAAGACATGTCGACGCTGACCCAGCTCGAAGAATTCCAGAAATTCTGGGTCCGCGGGGAGAAAGACGTCCGGGAAGTCTAG
- the pyrF gene encoding orotidine-5'-phosphate decarboxylase, producing the protein MTNPFCLALDLRSWEEALRLLSRLTPKPAIVKIGPLLYLRESGRIGEWLIRTDQPVFLDFKWHDIPNTVAGSVEAIPGSSVKLLTVHAQGGKKMIRAAKDAADNRESSGKGRPLVLAVTVLTHLDGPQLAELGIQGRQDAVRRLGTLALESGADGLVMSPGDLPMARKEWGKEPLLVTPGIRFPDRNRIQNDDQILAESPENALQKGSDLLVVGRPILESPDPPASWSQFLLSRASPPEA; encoded by the coding sequence TTGACGAATCCATTTTGTCTTGCTCTGGATCTGAGGTCCTGGGAGGAGGCTCTTCGTCTTCTTTCCCGTCTCACGCCCAAACCGGCCATCGTCAAGATCGGTCCCCTCCTTTATTTACGGGAGAGCGGAAGAATCGGAGAATGGCTCATCCGGACAGATCAACCGGTCTTTCTCGATTTCAAATGGCATGATATCCCGAATACGGTGGCCGGTTCTGTTGAGGCCATCCCGGGTTCCTCTGTAAAGCTTTTGACGGTTCATGCCCAGGGAGGGAAAAAAATGATCCGGGCTGCGAAGGACGCTGCGGACAATCGGGAGAGTTCCGGGAAAGGAAGACCTCTTGTTCTGGCTGTGACCGTCCTGACGCACCTTGACGGACCCCAGCTGGCAGAGCTCGGAATACAGGGACGCCAGGATGCTGTCCGGCGACTTGGAACCCTTGCACTGGAATCGGGGGCCGACGGGCTGGTCATGTCACCGGGAGACCTTCCCATGGCCCGCAAGGAGTGGGGAAAAGAGCCGCTTCTTGTGACACCGGGAATCCGGTTTCCGGACAGGAACCGGATTCAGAACGACGATCAAATCCTGGCCGAGTCTCCGGAGAATGCTCTCCAGAAAGGGTCAGACCTTCTTGTGGTGGGTCGGCCAATTCTGGAAAGCCCGGATCCTCCCGCGTCCTGGAGCCAGTTTCTGCTTTCCCGGGCGTCCCCTCCGGAAGCCTAG
- a CDS encoding 50S ribosomal protein L11 methyltransferase has product MNACHPTILFRLMTDPREANFLSGWLEKSTGQTVVEEIFDGRSVLSVSVGHMDGLKRALLAEAGRSLGGTVLPEEVIAETDWDSFWKKQGFSRFTVNRWMHVVPEWEDIPVVQEPVLRLHPHLAFGTGLHETTGQCLSLLVEHRPVGKNPKSAILDFGSGTGILGIAALKLGYGKMLYAVDDDPLAVDSTVNNLRLNGLDGASVVGSDFCEIAREFLKKRNRFGVVLANVTGNVIVRFLPEWHGLLEPGGILILSGISTRELGRIESFCPPPFSVYRRKRFHTIFLRKASC; this is encoded by the coding sequence ATGAACGCGTGCCACCCGACGATTTTGTTCAGGCTCATGACGGACCCCCGGGAGGCGAATTTTCTGTCCGGCTGGCTTGAAAAGTCGACGGGACAGACGGTCGTTGAGGAAATCTTTGACGGTCGCTCGGTTCTTTCCGTTTCCGTTGGACATATGGACGGTTTGAAACGGGCTCTTCTGGCGGAGGCCGGGCGATCTCTGGGGGGAACCGTTCTTCCGGAAGAGGTGATTGCGGAAACGGACTGGGACTCTTTTTGGAAAAAGCAGGGTTTTTCGCGGTTCACGGTCAACCGGTGGATGCATGTTGTTCCGGAATGGGAGGATATTCCTGTTGTCCAGGAACCGGTTCTCCGACTGCACCCTCATCTGGCGTTTGGAACCGGATTGCATGAAACCACAGGACAATGCCTTTCTTTGCTTGTCGAGCATCGTCCGGTCGGCAAAAATCCGAAGTCAGCCATCCTGGATTTTGGCTCGGGGACAGGAATTCTGGGGATTGCGGCTCTCAAGCTGGGTTACGGGAAGATGCTTTATGCGGTGGATGACGATCCTCTGGCGGTCGACTCCACCGTGAATAACCTGAGGTTGAACGGGTTGGACGGAGCGTCGGTTGTCGGTTCGGATTTTTGTGAAATCGCCCGGGAATTCCTCAAAAAAAGGAACCGGTTCGGCGTTGTTCTGGCAAATGTGACCGGAAATGTCATTGTCCGCTTTCTTCCCGAATGGCATGGATTGCTGGAACCCGGGGGGATTTTGATTCTGTCCGGAATCTCCACGCGGGAATTGGGACGGATCGAAAGTTTTTGCCCACCTCCATTTTCTGTGTACAGACGCAAGAGATTCCATACGATTTTTTTGAGAAAGGCATCCTGTTGA
- a CDS encoding secondary thiamine-phosphate synthase enzyme YjbQ — protein sequence MASYTEYLMFQTKNRRDYLRITDKVRSAVLKSGIQEGMVLVSAMHITAGVYVNDNEPGLIADIDDWLESLAPSGRDYRHHRTGEDNGDAHLKNLLIHHEVIVPITKGDLDLGPWQEIFYAEFDGQRQKKVVLKVLGDR from the coding sequence GTGGCAAGTTATACCGAATATCTGATGTTCCAGACGAAAAACAGACGCGACTATCTTCGCATCACGGACAAGGTTCGCTCTGCCGTCCTCAAGTCGGGGATCCAGGAGGGGATGGTGCTGGTTTCGGCCATGCACATCACCGCCGGTGTCTATGTCAATGACAATGAACCGGGTCTGATCGCGGACATTGATGATTGGCTGGAATCGCTTGCCCCGTCCGGAAGAGATTATCGTCATCACAGGACGGGGGAAGACAACGGGGATGCCCATCTGAAAAATCTTTTGATTCACCACGAAGTCATTGTTCCGATCACGAAGGGCGACCTCGATCTTGGCCCCTGGCAAGAAATCTTCTATGCGGAATTTGACGGACAGAGGCAAAAAAAAGTGGTGTTGAAAGTGTTGGGAGATCGATGA
- a CDS encoding redoxin domain-containing protein — protein MSVLIRKKRRGQRAFFLFFVALLFFGGTAVQAETIPSLEGGAAWINSPPLSRKDLQGKVVLVDFWEYTCVNCVRTFPFLKKMYREYASRGLVIIGIHTPEFTFGRIRSNVETAVHRFGLVYPVVMDNQMVLWDRFHNHYWPAEFLFDRSGTLQYHSIGEGDYAGMEAQIRMALGLPAKTGNSEEEDMSFPEGMTPELYAGASRGETGGGVPLDSSGNKEKFMRAVMRPDRLNLSGDWVVHGEYIRPSGPEDGNPPEIRLPYHAAGVHVVLRPRPGSSGKVLVFLDGKPVSRTVAGEDIRYDASGNSYIQAGQARMYNLTRSQPFGGYLLKLEFPDRGPSVYSFTFDPK, from the coding sequence ATGTCTGTTCTGATCCGGAAAAAACGAAGAGGACAAAGAGCGTTCTTTCTATTTTTTGTGGCCCTTCTCTTCTTTGGAGGGACTGCCGTCCAGGCGGAAACGATTCCGTCTCTGGAAGGAGGAGCGGCCTGGATTAATTCCCCTCCTCTCTCCCGGAAAGACCTTCAGGGGAAAGTCGTCCTGGTCGACTTTTGGGAATACACTTGTGTGAATTGCGTCAGGACGTTTCCGTTTCTGAAGAAAATGTATCGTGAATATGCTTCCCGCGGCCTCGTGATCATCGGGATTCATACTCCCGAATTCACGTTTGGCCGCATTCGCTCGAACGTTGAAACCGCCGTTCATCGATTCGGGCTTGTCTATCCGGTTGTGATGGACAATCAGATGGTTTTGTGGGACCGATTTCACAATCATTATTGGCCTGCGGAGTTTTTGTTTGACCGTTCGGGCACCCTCCAATACCATTCCATCGGCGAAGGGGATTATGCCGGGATGGAAGCGCAGATTCGCATGGCGCTGGGCCTCCCCGCCAAAACCGGAAACTCGGAGGAAGAAGACATGTCATTCCCGGAAGGCATGACCCCGGAGCTTTACGCAGGAGCATCGCGGGGAGAGACCGGGGGCGGGGTTCCTCTGGACTCGTCGGGAAACAAGGAAAAATTTATGCGGGCTGTGATGCGCCCCGACCGGCTCAATTTGTCGGGAGACTGGGTTGTCCACGGGGAGTATATCCGTCCTTCCGGGCCGGAGGATGGGAATCCGCCGGAAATACGCCTCCCCTACCATGCCGCCGGTGTTCATGTTGTTCTCAGACCCCGTCCAGGGTCTTCCGGAAAGGTTCTGGTCTTTCTTGATGGAAAGCCGGTGTCCCGGACGGTGGCCGGGGAGGATATCCGGTATGATGCCTCCGGAAATTCCTATATACAAGCCGGTCAGGCCCGGATGTACAATCTGACCCGCAGCCAGCCCTTCGGGGGGTATCTCCTGAAGCTCGAATTTCCGGACAGGGGACCGTCTGTCTATTCCTTTACGTTTGATCCAAAATGA
- a CDS encoding 2'-5' RNA ligase family protein, which yields MRTRNQDLPSGRGHTLLRRVFIGLYPTQTGLDQVRQIANNLPRSLPLENPEDLHITLLFGGDQPEHRKSVWIEGAHRAQHTLERFSTLPMAGVALERHRSILALRFFCEENFWVAAADVASYLSRDLLGVKPSRPFWPHMTLSRNMFAPLPTGERNVLKKYPLDRSPFLEGVRLWTSAPTRNPNGCRYTTLAEFPFQQDQNERR from the coding sequence ATGAGGACACGGAACCAGGATTTACCCTCCGGGAGGGGTCACACACTTCTCCGGAGAGTGTTTATCGGCCTCTATCCGACACAAACAGGACTTGACCAGGTCCGGCAAATCGCAAACAATCTTCCCCGATCGCTCCCGCTGGAAAATCCGGAAGACCTTCATATCACGCTTCTCTTTGGAGGCGATCAACCTGAACACCGGAAATCCGTCTGGATCGAGGGAGCCCACCGGGCTCAGCATACTCTGGAGAGGTTTTCCACCCTCCCGATGGCCGGCGTCGCCCTGGAACGGCATCGGTCGATTCTTGCCCTTCGTTTTTTCTGCGAAGAAAATTTTTGGGTGGCGGCAGCGGATGTTGCCAGTTATTTGTCGCGGGACCTTCTTGGTGTCAAACCATCAAGACCCTTCTGGCCGCACATGACTCTCAGCCGGAACATGTTTGCTCCTCTCCCAACCGGCGAACGGAACGTCCTGAAAAAATATCCCTTGGACAGGTCTCCGTTTCTGGAAGGAGTCCGTCTCTGGACTTCCGCTCCGACAAGAAACCCGAATGGCTGCCGGTATACCACTCTTGCAGAGTTTCCTTTTCAACAGGACCAGAATGAACGCAGATAG
- a CDS encoding DMT family transporter, producing MNADRKRDRALMARIPVWSLFAAFLFGLSTPFTKPLTALVPPLWLASLFYGGSLFGILPGLIPRMGLLPESRKEFWLAGETTPKEKSALFASIVLGGVLAPLALIKGLTSYPASRGSLLMNAESLFTVLIATLLFGEKINRWMLAGVVLVSTGCGVLSFTETKNSYQGSEFFFLAAFLWALDTNILRFISRINPLVVTLWKGAGSTLLLLPFAIRSGPFSGSPETILESLLVGAIGYGFSLVVFLRSIRTIGVVRTGAWFGFSPFIGAALSLLFLGEPVSLTFVLSAGLLFLAVSILHKGENQREKPTLIPSENPSVDSFQ from the coding sequence ATGAACGCAGATAGAAAAAGAGACAGGGCCCTCATGGCCCGGATTCCTGTGTGGAGCCTTTTCGCCGCGTTTCTCTTCGGACTCTCCACCCCTTTCACAAAGCCGCTCACGGCTCTGGTTCCTCCCCTCTGGCTGGCCAGCCTTTTTTATGGAGGTTCTCTTTTTGGAATCCTGCCGGGACTCATTCCCCGTATGGGCCTCTTGCCCGAATCCCGAAAGGAGTTCTGGTTGGCGGGAGAAACGACCCCGAAAGAAAAGAGTGCGTTGTTCGCCTCCATCGTACTCGGAGGAGTTCTTGCCCCTCTGGCGTTGATCAAGGGACTGACCAGTTATCCGGCGTCCCGGGGCAGTCTCCTGATGAACGCCGAATCCCTCTTCACTGTCCTGATCGCAACTCTTCTGTTCGGTGAGAAGATCAACCGATGGATGCTTGCCGGAGTGGTTCTGGTCAGCACGGGATGCGGCGTACTCTCTTTCACCGAAACCAAAAATTCTTATCAGGGCTCGGAGTTCTTCTTCCTCGCTGCTTTTCTGTGGGCACTGGATACCAATATTTTGCGCTTCATCTCCCGGATCAACCCTCTTGTCGTGACTCTCTGGAAAGGGGCCGGATCCACGCTCCTTCTTCTTCCCTTCGCGATCCGTAGCGGTCCGTTTTCCGGTTCTCCCGAAACGATCCTGGAATCTCTTCTTGTGGGTGCGATAGGATATGGTTTCAGTCTTGTCGTCTTTCTCCGTTCCATCCGCACAATCGGTGTCGTCCGGACAGGAGCCTGGTTTGGGTTTTCACCCTTTATCGGTGCAGCTTTGTCTCTTCTTTTCCTTGGAGAACCTGTTTCCTTGACGTTCGTTCTTTCGGCAGGCCTCCTTTTTCTGGCCGTCTCCATTCTCCACAAAGGAGAGAACCAGAGAGAAAAACCCACGTTGATTCCATCAGAGAACCCTTCGGTGGATTCTTTTCAATGA
- the pstS gene encoding phosphate ABC transporter substrate-binding protein PstS: MKKRRFVRVNRKAFRKEIMMKKARLSRLAGHLSLILAGLVITVSGAFVTDTRAESMTIDGSTMLSPLEKRWVGEYAHGHLETIRIQADGSGAGIDRVGSGNIEIGSSDIFLSGRLRKKFPKLVAIPVALSGVVIFYNLPEKPGRRLNMSGDVLARIFLGRIRYWDDGALKTLNPGIRLPHRKIIPVHRNDASGSTYILTEYLTHTSRAWSDTEGRDKKFPVHPGPGAIGSRALITDVSRTPGALGYAGLFWAKKSGLPFAALENRDGFFVAPSPASFRNAALEAFVRPDFPLGFNRSIVWNIPGKEAYPAANFEYFLVNTQTDEETMHAIRTFLLWVLGPGQNSEYTEKAGFGSLPWPHSPKALSRILHQILQGNSYRVVSPG, encoded by the coding sequence ATGAAAAAGAGACGATTTGTTCGCGTGAACAGGAAAGCGTTTCGAAAGGAAATCATGATGAAGAAGGCGCGTCTGTCCCGACTTGCAGGACATCTTTCTCTGATCCTCGCCGGACTCGTGATCACCGTCTCCGGAGCTTTTGTCACCGACACCCGGGCGGAGAGCATGACAATCGACGGATCCACAATGCTGTCGCCTCTGGAAAAACGCTGGGTCGGGGAATATGCACACGGTCATCTAGAGACAATCCGGATTCAGGCCGACGGCTCCGGCGCCGGGATCGACCGTGTCGGGAGCGGGAATATTGAAATCGGCTCTTCCGATATCTTTCTTTCCGGCCGATTGCGAAAGAAATTTCCGAAACTGGTCGCCATTCCTGTCGCACTCTCGGGTGTGGTGATCTTCTACAATCTTCCGGAGAAACCGGGGCGTCGACTGAACATGTCGGGAGACGTTCTTGCCAGAATCTTTCTGGGGAGAATCCGATATTGGGACGATGGCGCCCTCAAAACCCTGAACCCCGGAATCCGCTTGCCCCATCGGAAAATCATTCCGGTCCACCGGAATGATGCCTCCGGGTCCACGTACATTCTGACAGAATATCTCACACACACTTCCCGTGCCTGGTCCGATACAGAGGGACGGGACAAGAAATTTCCCGTTCATCCGGGACCCGGAGCCATCGGAAGCCGTGCCCTGATCACAGATGTTTCCCGCACACCCGGCGCCCTGGGATACGCAGGGCTCTTCTGGGCGAAAAAGAGCGGCTTGCCGTTCGCAGCTCTCGAGAACAGGGACGGATTTTTTGTCGCCCCCTCTCCCGCCTCTTTTCGAAACGCCGCACTGGAAGCTTTTGTCCGTCCGGATTTTCCTCTCGGATTCAACCGGTCCATCGTCTGGAACATTCCAGGAAAAGAGGCTTATCCGGCGGCGAACTTCGAGTATTTTCTGGTCAACACCCAGACCGACGAGGAGACAATGCACGCGATCCGGACGTTTCTCCTGTGGGTTCTGGGACCGGGACAAAATTCGGAGTATACGGAAAAAGCCGGTTTCGGCTCCCTGCCGTGGCCGCACTCTCCGAAAGCCCTGTCGCGGATTCTTCATCAGATCCTTCAGGGAAACAGTTACCGCGTTGTCTCTCCGGGATAG